From a single Acidobacteriota bacterium genomic region:
- a CDS encoding carboxypeptidase regulatory-like domain-containing protein translates to MLFFCLAAAAQQPTGSLSGVVTDQPGAVIPGAIVTIKPLSTGQSRSVVTDASGSYRYAAVPPGQYEVVEPREDRF, encoded by the coding sequence ATGTTGTTTTTTTGTCTCGCGGCCGCAGCACAGCAGCCGACGGGCTCGCTCTCGGGCGTCGTGACGGATCAGCCAGGAGCGGTAATTCCAGGGGCGATCGTCACGATTAAGCCGCTATCAACCGGGCAGTCGCGATCTGTAGTTACGGACGCTTCCGGAAGTTACCGGTACGCGGCCGTCCCTCCTGGTCAATATGAGGTGGTCGAACCTCGAGAGGACAGGTTTTAA
- a CDS encoding OmpH family outer membrane protein, which yields MKNFTVLTLTIFFAFAFAASAVAQAPAGGRIAVIDTQAFEKDGTGITKYVNAIKTVEIEFAPVKRELETIAARIQTLDKEIKDARNNPSGVDQQAAQRKVDEYEKLVRDYRFKEEDAKTHINRRFTQVTTPLNQAIGTALNEYGKQKGYAIILDISRDTAGLIVAIPDEKIDITKDFIAFYNAKP from the coding sequence ATGAAAAACTTTACAGTCTTAACCCTCACGATATTTTTTGCATTCGCGTTTGCCGCGTCTGCAGTGGCCCAAGCCCCGGCCGGCGGACGCATCGCCGTTATTGACACCCAAGCTTTCGAAAAAGACGGCACCGGCATCACAAAATATGTGAACGCAATTAAAACGGTCGAAATAGAGTTTGCACCGGTCAAGCGAGAGCTCGAAACGATCGCCGCCCGCATCCAGACGCTCGACAAAGAAATTAAGGATGCACGCAATAATCCCTCGGGCGTCGATCAACAAGCGGCCCAGCGAAAGGTCGATGAATACGAAAAGCTGGTGCGTGATTATCGCTTTAAGGAAGAAGATGCCAAGACCCACATCAACCGCCGCTTCACCCAGGTGACAACTCCTTTGAATCAGGCCATCGGCACCGCGCTCAACGAATACGGAAAACAAAAGGGCTACGCGATAATTCTCGATATCTCTCGCGACACCGCCGGCCTCATCGTCGCCATCCCCGACGAAAAGATCGACATCACAAAAGACTTCATCGCCTTCTACAACGCAAAGCCCTAA
- the rpmI gene encoding 50S ribosomal protein L35, translating into MPKLKTHKGAAKRFRSTGSGKFKRGHSHARHILTKKTSKRKRNLDIDTIVSEGDQKRVEKMLPYGRD; encoded by the coding sequence ATGCCAAAATTAAAAACACACAAGGGTGCGGCAAAGCGTTTTCGCTCGACAGGGTCGGGCAAATTCAAACGCGGACATTCGCACGCTCGTCATATTTTGACCAAGAAAACGAGTAAGCGAAAACGTAATCTCGATATCGATACGATAGTTTCTGAGGGCGACCAAAAGCGGGTCGAGAAGATGCTGCCCTACGGAAGAGATTAA
- the rplT gene encoding 50S ribosomal protein L20, with product MPRAKRGNKRLEKRKKILALAKGYRGTKSKLYRSAKESVERALNFAYTGRKLKKRDFRRLWIVRINAACRLNDIKYSQFVHGLNLAGIELDRKALADIAVKQPEAFAAIAVKAKDAISSNTQAAA from the coding sequence ATGCCAAGAGCAAAACGTGGTAACAAGCGTCTTGAGAAACGCAAAAAAATATTGGCCTTAGCCAAAGGCTATCGTGGAACAAAGTCGAAGCTGTACCGTTCGGCAAAGGAATCGGTTGAGCGTGCGCTTAACTTTGCCTACACCGGCCGCAAGCTGAAGAAACGTGATTTTCGCAGGCTTTGGATCGTCCGCATCAACGCGGCTTGCCGACTCAACGACATCAAGTATTCGCAGTTCGTGCACGGCTTGAATCTCGCCGGCATCGAGCTTGACCGAAAAGCACTCGCCGACATTGCCGTGAAACAACCGGAGGCATTTGCGGCGATCGCGGTCAAGGCAAAGGACGCCATCAGTAGCAATACTCAGGCAGCAGCCTAG
- a CDS encoding STAS/SEC14 domain-containing protein: MIEILESSKHLVAMKISGSITAEDIERAYKATEDALKENQRVSFFTEIEDSMSLTLEGLLKDLWEAVGQIGKISRYYRAAVVTDKGWIGAAARIEGLVFSNVDVRVFPPAERGKALDWASGPPPAVTEPEPPKPSIHILHTNSPNVIAWEVDGRIRDQDIKTAVEHMKPLFEKEGNINVLARMKNYGGFDLLAVLDDDLIKLKFKAASKIEKYAVVGGAPWMRNFLELMNAVISTDIKVFDSNEEERAWEWVGAQQAALPE; this comes from the coding sequence ATGATCGAAATCCTGGAATCATCAAAACATCTCGTAGCAATGAAGATATCCGGCAGCATCACGGCTGAAGATATCGAGCGAGCATATAAGGCGACGGAGGACGCACTTAAAGAAAACCAGCGAGTTTCGTTCTTCACGGAGATAGAAGATTCGATGTCGCTCACGCTTGAGGGCCTGCTCAAAGACCTCTGGGAAGCAGTCGGCCAGATCGGTAAGATATCGCGCTACTACCGCGCGGCCGTCGTTACGGATAAGGGCTGGATAGGTGCTGCCGCGCGGATCGAAGGTCTGGTTTTTTCAAATGTGGACGTCCGCGTTTTTCCACCGGCTGAAAGGGGAAAGGCACTCGACTGGGCTTCTGGGCCGCCGCCAGCGGTGACCGAGCCCGAACCGCCAAAACCCTCGATCCATATTTTGCATACAAACAGCCCGAACGTGATCGCTTGGGAAGTCGACGGGCGAATTCGTGATCAGGACATCAAAACGGCCGTCGAGCATATGAAGCCGCTCTTCGAGAAAGAAGGCAACATAAATGTACTGGCACGGATGAAGAATTATGGCGGTTTCGATCTTCTCGCGGTTCTCGATGACGACCTCATCAAGCTGAAGTTCAAAGCCGCGTCAAAGATCGAGAAATACGCGGTGGTCGGCGGAGCACCGTGGATGCGGAACTTCCTTGAGTTGATGAATGCCGTGATCTCAACGGACATCAAGGTCTTCGACTCTAACGAAGAGGAAAGGGCCTGGGAATGGGTCGGCGCTCAGCAGGCTGCATTGCCAGAATAG
- a CDS encoding formimidoylglutamase, producing MADIFRLTERPDPDVFYSRGDRNDPRLGDAASREEKDFDQADIVILGCPQDEGVRRSGGREGSARAPEAIRREFYKLTTFNINARVFDLGDVRIGDTLEETHATHCEVVKTVLEANKRIIVLGGGGDISYPDGTAMAEAFGAENWIAVNVDSHIDVRADEQRNSGTQFRQLLDERHLDPNYFYQVGFQTHFCSPVYYDYIRKLGVHRISLELLRSRAGADTEIKEQIRLNFINHSSSLSAFFGFDLSAVRAADAPGASSPSPLGLRAGEFIQLVKYAASLANTKLIEFTEVNPNFDHDDRTTKLVAIGMHRFCSGISL from the coding sequence ATGGCTGACATTTTCAGATTGACCGAGCGTCCCGACCCGGACGTTTTCTATTCACGCGGCGACCGCAACGACCCCCGGCTTGGCGATGCGGCCAGCCGCGAAGAAAAGGACTTTGACCAGGCCGATATCGTCATTCTAGGCTGCCCGCAGGACGAAGGCGTCCGGCGAAGCGGCGGCCGCGAAGGCTCAGCTCGTGCCCCCGAGGCGATCAGGCGAGAGTTCTACAAGCTGACGACCTTCAACATCAACGCTCGCGTCTTCGACCTAGGCGACGTGCGGATCGGCGACACGCTAGAGGAAACCCATGCGACCCATTGCGAAGTCGTGAAAACCGTTCTTGAAGCAAACAAGCGGATCATAGTTCTCGGCGGCGGCGGTGACATTTCCTATCCGGACGGTACAGCGATGGCCGAGGCGTTTGGAGCGGAGAACTGGATCGCGGTCAACGTAGATTCGCACATCGACGTGCGGGCGGACGAGCAGCGAAACAGCGGCACGCAGTTCAGGCAGCTTCTTGATGAGCGGCACCTTGACCCGAACTACTTTTACCAGGTCGGCTTCCAGACCCACTTCTGCTCGCCGGTCTATTACGACTACATTCGAAAGCTCGGCGTGCACCGGATAAGCCTTGAGTTGTTGAGATCGCGGGCCGGTGCAGATACTGAGATCAAGGAGCAGATTCGGCTCAACTTCATTAACCACAGCTCCAGCCTCTCGGCCTTTTTTGGCTTTGATCTTTCTGCGGTCCGAGCGGCCGACGCGCCCGGAGCTTCGTCGCCATCGCCGCTTGGGTTGCGGGCCGGTGAGTTCATTCAGCTCGTCAAGTACGCCGCGTCGCTTGCAAACACAAAGCTGATCGAGTTTACGGAGGTCAACCCAAACTTTGACCACGACGACCGGACCACAAAACTGGTCGCGATCGGTATGCACCGATTCTGTTCCGGAATTTCGCTATAG
- a CDS encoding glycine C-acetyltransferase, whose protein sequence is MYGDFKQHLEKTIGEIREAGLFKNERVIEGPQDAHIEVNGREVLNMCANNYLGLSDHPAIVDAARRSLDEWGYGLSSVRFICGTQAIHKELERKISEFLGTEDTILYTSCFDANGGLFETLLGEEDAIISDELNHASIIDGVRLCKAQRFRYKNSDMADLEAKLEEAQSARYKMIATDGVFSMDGYIAKLDEICDLAEKHDALVMVDDSHAVGFMGKTGRGVHEHHNVMDRVDVITGTLGKALGGASGGYTSGKKEMIDLLRQRSRPYLFSNSVAPPIVAASIAAIDLLNQSTELRDKLMDNTRYFREKIQEVGLEVLPGEHPIVPVMFGEAGPAVKMAEALLEKGVYVIPFSFPVVPKGKARIRTQVSAAHSKEDLAFAVEKFAEAKEELGIGKGASA, encoded by the coding sequence ATGTACGGCGATTTCAAACAACATTTAGAGAAGACGATTGGTGAGATCCGCGAGGCGGGGCTTTTTAAGAACGAGCGGGTGATCGAGGGGCCGCAGGATGCTCATATTGAAGTGAACGGGCGTGAGGTCCTGAACATGTGTGCTAATAACTATCTCGGGCTGAGCGATCATCCGGCGATAGTTGATGCGGCGAGGCGATCGCTTGATGAATGGGGCTACGGGCTTTCGAGCGTGCGGTTTATCTGTGGAACGCAGGCGATCCACAAAGAGCTTGAGCGAAAGATCAGCGAATTCCTCGGCACCGAGGACACCATTCTTTACACAAGCTGTTTCGATGCAAACGGCGGGCTGTTCGAAACCCTGCTCGGCGAAGAGGACGCGATCATCTCCGACGAACTCAACCACGCCAGCATCATCGACGGCGTGCGTTTATGTAAAGCTCAGCGATTTCGCTACAAGAACAGCGACATGGCCGACCTGGAGGCGAAGCTTGAAGAAGCGCAGTCCGCTAGGTACAAGATGATCGCAACCGACGGCGTGTTCTCGATGGACGGCTACATCGCAAAGCTCGATGAGATCTGCGACTTGGCCGAAAAGCATGACGCACTTGTGATGGTCGACGATTCGCATGCCGTAGGTTTCATGGGCAAAACCGGCCGCGGCGTCCATGAACACCACAACGTAATGGATCGCGTCGACGTCATCACCGGAACACTCGGCAAAGCACTCGGCGGTGCCAGCGGCGGATACACCAGCGGCAAGAAAGAAATGATCGACCTGCTAAGGCAACGGTCGCGGCCGTATCTTTTTTCGAATTCAGTCGCACCGCCGATCGTCGCTGCATCCATCGCCGCGATCGATCTGCTCAACCAATCAACCGAGCTTCGCGATAAGCTGATGGACAACACGCGGTATTTCCGCGAAAAGATCCAGGAAGTCGGCCTAGAAGTTCTGCCCGGCGAGCATCCGATAGTCCCAGTAATGTTTGGTGAGGCCGGGCCAGCCGTGAAAATGGCGGAGGCGCTGTTGGAGAAAGGCGTTTACGTCATCCCGTTCTCATTCCCGGTCGTACCCAAAGGAAAGGCAAGGATCAGGACGCAAGTCTCGGCCGCCCACTCGAAAGAGGATCTCGCCTTTGCTGTCGAAAAATTTGCCGAGGCGAAAGAGGAACTGGGAATAGGAAAAGGCGCTTCGGCTTGA
- a CDS encoding M28 family peptidase — translation MTNRLHKFRVLLAAAVVFCGASVALAQSPYTYSAETYSTIVKSIIAGVDGRERGEAIRTELRKHNVRVSTQGFSQKSRSGAKVEGLNFLAEYPNPNAKVVILLGAHLDRAAVGEGAIDNASGSAAVIELFKAFRINPPKNILVKAAFWDQEEVGLVGSRNYVENNKERLPAIYINFDVFGAGDTIWLTAESDELDLAKSFTASAQKAKMNYLVSREYPPSDHLSFRVPGVQSFSFSLGPDGEAKRIIKLLGGEAPAKGEMPEVLTVIHTANDNFSKIDAMAVTKALPVIEAAIRSLDK, via the coding sequence ATGACGAATAGATTGCATAAATTTAGAGTGTTACTTGCCGCCGCAGTAGTTTTTTGTGGTGCGTCGGTTGCTCTCGCCCAGTCTCCTTACACGTATTCGGCGGAAACGTATTCGACCATCGTAAAGTCCATCATCGCCGGTGTGGACGGCCGCGAACGTGGCGAGGCAATCAGAACCGAACTGCGAAAACACAACGTCAGGGTTTCGACACAGGGCTTTTCACAAAAGTCGAGAAGCGGTGCGAAGGTCGAGGGGTTGAATTTCTTGGCTGAGTACCCGAATCCGAACGCGAAGGTTGTAATTTTGCTCGGCGCCCATCTTGACCGCGCGGCAGTCGGCGAAGGGGCAATCGACAACGCCTCCGGTTCGGCCGCGGTGATCGAATTGTTCAAAGCGTTTCGGATCAACCCGCCGAAGAACATTCTAGTGAAAGCTGCTTTTTGGGATCAGGAAGAGGTCGGGCTTGTGGGGTCGCGTAATTACGTAGAGAACAACAAGGAACGATTGCCCGCGATTTATATCAACTTTGATGTGTTCGGTGCCGGCGATACCATCTGGCTTACCGCCGAAAGCGATGAGCTTGACCTTGCAAAGTCTTTCACGGCTTCTGCTCAAAAAGCCAAGATGAACTATCTGGTAAGCCGCGAGTATCCACCGAGCGATCACCTGAGTTTCCGAGTACCGGGTGTTCAGTCATTCTCATTCAGCCTCGGGCCGGATGGCGAAGCAAAGCGGATCATTAAACTACTCGGAGGCGAAGCACCTGCGAAGGGCGAGATGCCCGAGGTACTGACGGTGATACACACCGCCAACGACAATTTTTCAAAGATAGATGCAATGGCCGTAACGAAGGCGTTGCCGGTCATCGAGGCCGCGATCAGGAGTTTGGACAAATAG
- a CDS encoding TonB-dependent receptor, protein MDGTSFRVPQATDQNRVQLAGKVTALSGNHAVTFGGEVQRVTSSIDLGVFRDGRIEFVQDFADFDRNNDGVIDDNDLLFAVTLRSQFPERPLSLDNVDNTHFAFFIQDDWRVRRNLTINAGLRYEADTNVKNVSGYGAINPLVASFYSGDRKADYNNFGPRVGFAWSGFQDRFVVRGGYGIYYDRVVLQLITLERGLDGRALPVVVRAGNALTDPNGVPIFFGSRRPVSSICSEVQ, encoded by the coding sequence TTGGACGGAACGAGTTTCCGCGTTCCGCAGGCGACCGATCAGAATCGCGTACAGCTTGCAGGTAAGGTGACCGCCCTCAGCGGCAACCATGCTGTCACCTTTGGCGGGGAAGTGCAGCGAGTGACCTCGAGTATCGACCTCGGTGTTTTTCGCGATGGGCGGATCGAGTTCGTCCAGGATTTTGCAGACTTTGACCGCAACAACGACGGCGTCATTGATGATAATGACCTGCTTTTTGCCGTAACGCTCCGGAGCCAGTTTCCCGAGCGGCCGCTCTCGCTGGATAATGTTGACAACACGCATTTCGCCTTTTTTATTCAGGACGATTGGCGGGTGCGGCGAAACCTAACGATCAACGCCGGGCTCAGATATGAAGCGGACACGAACGTCAAGAACGTCTCCGGCTACGGTGCGATAAATCCGCTCGTTGCATCGTTCTACAGCGGCGACCGGAAGGCGGACTACAACAATTTCGGGCCGCGAGTCGGCTTTGCATGGTCGGGTTTTCAGGATCGGTTCGTCGTCCGCGGCGGATACGGCATTTATTATGACCGCGTTGTTCTGCAGCTGATCACGCTTGAGCGTGGGCTTGATGGCCGTGCACTTCCGGTCGTGGTCAGGGCCGGAAACGCTCTCACGGACCCGAACGGCGTCCCGATCTTTTTTGGATCAAGACGGCCGGTTTCTTCCATTTGCTCCGAGGTTCAATGA
- a CDS encoding DUF4286 family protein — protein sequence METSVLYEVTVTVESSLAEAFAQYMTGRHIPEVIATGCFLHASFVTDRAGTFRTTYHAADRSDLDRYLNEFAEGLRDDFAAHFPDGVAVKRQEWQSVAEFGGTGVDKTR from the coding sequence ATGGAAACGTCGGTTTTATATGAGGTCACAGTAACGGTCGAGAGTTCGCTCGCCGAGGCCTTTGCTCAGTACATGACAGGGCGGCACATCCCAGAGGTCATCGCTACCGGATGTTTTCTCCATGCAAGTTTTGTTACAGACAGAGCCGGGACATTTCGGACGACATACCACGCCGCTGACCGCTCGGACCTCGATCGCTATCTCAATGAATTTGCAGAGGGCTTACGCGATGATTTTGCGGCTCACTTCCCTGATGGCGTGGCTGTAAAGCGGCAAGAGTGGCAGAGCGTTGCGGAGTTCGGCGGCACAGGTGTCGACAAAACTCGTTAG
- the thrS gene encoding threonine--tRNA ligase, with protein MSELNIQFGDAVRTIPSPATVADAIKAFDRDVLKRALAAKVNGEEVDLNRELLADNGVIAIEPVTVDSRDGLEVIRHSTAHLLAAAVLDLFPGTKLGVGPALMEDPRYGYYYDLIAPRMLTDEDLPVIEKRMRELAKRNLPYRREDVEKSRILDIFAERDEPLKCELIDEKVDGTASIYYIDNSPFIDFCLGPHVPHTGKLKAFKLLAISGAYWKGDSEREQMQRIYGTAFAKQEELDAWVKQREEAEKRDHRKLGRELDLFSIQEEYGQGLIFFHPKGGIVRKEMEDYLRDELVKRGYGMVYTPHIAKRQLWQTSGHEENYADNLFEPIGLPEWFGEETEFRLKPMNCPFHIGIYKSHKRSYRELPLRYAELGTVYRAELSGTLHGLMRVRGFTQDDAHIFCMPSQIVDEIGDCVDFAYDVFRTFGFEKFKIELSVRGGAYNKGYLGSDKDWIDAEEALVKALEARSIAYERIEGEAAFYGPKIDIKVEDSIGRMWQLTTVQFDFNLPERFELDYIGEDNLPHRPVMVHRALFGSVERFFGVLVEHFAGAFPLWLAPVQVAVLPITDRINYYASEIAESLRAEGFRVEANLRSDKIGAKIRDAQLQKVPFMLVLGDKEVEDNKIAVRERKQGDIGQMSLEEFKEMITLQRAMRAL; from the coding sequence ATGAGTGAACTGAACATCCAATTTGGTGATGCCGTCCGGACGATTCCCTCGCCGGCGACCGTCGCGGATGCCATCAAGGCGTTTGACCGCGATGTGCTTAAACGCGCTCTCGCGGCGAAGGTCAATGGAGAGGAAGTTGACCTCAACCGCGAGCTTCTCGCTGATAATGGGGTCATCGCGATCGAGCCGGTAACGGTCGATTCACGCGATGGGCTTGAGGTCATCCGCCATTCGACGGCACATTTACTTGCCGCTGCGGTCCTTGACCTTTTCCCGGGCACAAAGCTCGGTGTTGGTCCGGCACTGATGGAGGACCCGCGTTACGGCTACTATTACGACCTGATCGCTCCGCGGATGCTGACCGATGAAGATCTGCCGGTGATCGAAAAGCGAATGCGCGAGTTGGCAAAGCGCAATCTGCCCTATCGACGCGAGGACGTTGAGAAATCCCGGATACTTGATATCTTTGCGGAACGTGATGAGCCGCTCAAATGCGAACTGATCGACGAAAAGGTCGACGGCACCGCGAGCATTTATTACATCGATAACTCGCCGTTCATCGATTTTTGCCTTGGCCCGCACGTCCCGCACACCGGCAAGCTGAAGGCTTTCAAGCTTCTGGCCATTTCGGGTGCCTACTGGAAGGGCGATTCGGAACGCGAGCAGATGCAGCGCATCTACGGCACGGCGTTCGCAAAGCAGGAAGAGCTCGACGCCTGGGTCAAGCAGCGTGAAGAGGCCGAGAAACGTGATCATCGTAAGCTCGGACGTGAGCTTGACCTCTTCTCGATCCAGGAAGAATACGGCCAGGGTCTTATCTTCTTTCATCCCAAGGGCGGCATCGTCCGGAAAGAGATGGAAGATTATCTCCGTGACGAGCTTGTGAAACGAGGTTACGGAATGGTCTACACGCCGCACATCGCTAAGCGGCAACTCTGGCAGACCTCGGGTCACGAGGAGAATTACGCCGACAACCTGTTCGAGCCGATCGGTTTACCGGAATGGTTTGGCGAAGAAACGGAGTTCCGGCTGAAGCCGATGAATTGCCCGTTCCACATCGGAATTTATAAGTCGCACAAGCGTTCGTATCGGGAACTTCCGCTTCGTTATGCGGAACTGGGAACGGTTTACCGGGCCGAACTTTCCGGCACGCTCCACGGCCTGATGCGCGTCCGCGGCTTTACTCAGGACGATGCACACATCTTTTGTATGCCGTCGCAGATTGTGGACGAGATCGGCGACTGCGTCGATTTTGCATACGACGTGTTTCGGACCTTTGGGTTTGAGAAATTCAAGATCGAGCTTTCCGTTCGCGGCGGCGCGTACAATAAAGGCTACCTAGGCTCCGACAAAGATTGGATAGATGCCGAAGAAGCTCTCGTGAAGGCACTCGAGGCCCGCTCGATCGCCTATGAAAGGATCGAAGGCGAAGCGGCCTTCTACGGGCCGAAGATCGACATTAAGGTAGAGGATTCGATCGGCCGCATGTGGCAATTGACTACGGTTCAATTCGACTTCAATCTGCCGGAACGGTTTGAGCTTGATTACATTGGTGAAGATAATCTTCCGCATCGCCCCGTAATGGTGCACCGTGCCCTTTTCGGCTCGGTTGAACGCTTCTTCGGAGTCTTGGTCGAGCATTTCGCGGGCGCATTTCCGCTTTGGCTCGCCCCGGTGCAGGTAGCTGTGCTTCCGATCACCGACCGGATCAACTACTACGCTTCGGAGATAGCCGAGAGCTTGCGGGCAGAAGGCTTCAGGGTTGAGGCGAATCTCCGGTCCGACAAGATCGGTGCAAAGATACGCGACGCCCAGTTACAAAAGGTACCGTTCATGCTTGTCCTCGGCGACAAAGAGGTGGAAGATAATAAGATCGCGGTTCGCGAACGCAAGCAGGGAGATATCGGACAGATGTCTCTGGAAGAGTTCAAAGAGATGATCACGCTGCAACGAGCAATGCGTGCCCTCTAA
- a CDS encoding ankyrin repeat domain-containing protein, producing MQLKATKENGGKRCEAKRYDHGNLPEENTPEYKRCLNLQKQLGEAVRSGDNSDLAILLEAGANVNGAYYNEYVPLGVAVMAGRAEAVRFLIENGAEVNPKYKWDATPLHQAAIYNFVDIARILIENGANVCARMIDDVAGRGSEELVLVTPLEVANAMGHREMTKLLHEAGSSGCP from the coding sequence GTGCAACTCAAGGCAACAAAGGAGAACGGAGGCAAGCGGTGTGAGGCAAAGCGATATGATCACGGCAACCTTCCTGAGGAGAACACGCCGGAGTATAAACGTTGCCTAAATTTGCAAAAACAATTGGGCGAAGCCGTTCGGTCCGGGGATAACTCGGATCTTGCGATATTGCTTGAAGCAGGAGCCAACGTAAACGGAGCCTACTACAATGAATATGTTCCATTGGGTGTGGCGGTCATGGCGGGTCGCGCTGAAGCCGTAAGATTTCTGATTGAGAACGGGGCCGAAGTGAATCCGAAGTATAAATGGGATGCAACGCCTTTGCATCAAGCTGCTATTTACAATTTCGTCGACATCGCGAGAATCCTGATCGAGAATGGAGCAAACGTCTGTGCGAGGATGATCGACGACGTTGCGGGTAGGGGAAGCGAAGAACTCGTCCTTGTAACTCCCCTCGAAGTCGCGAACGCGATGGGTCACCGAGAAATGACCAAGCTCCTGCATGAAGCAGGCTCGAGCGGATGTCCCTAA
- a CDS encoding translation initiation factor IF-3, with translation MARRFGGRNFRPRQREPLHRTNERIRVPSVRVVTDDGETLGVMDTRDAIVEARNRGVDLVEIAANAKPPVCKLIDYGKFLYEQKKRAHEAKKKQVTVQVKEIKFRPGTDDHDYGYRMEHAREWLDDGDKVRAAIAFRGREMAHRELGAKILAKLTVDLADVGDVEVAPKMEGYQMFTIFSPKKSKTAEKKAKAEGAETAKEAKKDDE, from the coding sequence ATCGCAAGGAGATTTGGTGGACGTAATTTCAGGCCGCGGCAGCGCGAACCGCTTCATCGTACAAACGAGCGGATCAGGGTGCCGTCGGTGCGTGTCGTTACCGATGACGGTGAAACGCTCGGGGTAATGGATACGCGAGATGCGATCGTTGAGGCGAGAAATCGCGGGGTAGATCTCGTCGAGATCGCCGCAAACGCGAAACCGCCGGTTTGCAAACTTATCGACTACGGGAAGTTTCTCTACGAGCAGAAGAAGCGAGCCCACGAAGCGAAAAAGAAGCAGGTCACGGTACAGGTCAAGGAGATCAAGTTTCGTCCCGGTACCGATGATCACGATTACGGCTATCGGATGGAACATGCCCGCGAATGGCTTGACGACGGCGACAAAGTGCGGGCCGCGATCGCCTTCCGCGGACGCGAAATGGCTCACCGCGAACTCGGAGCCAAGATACTCGCGAAGCTTACTGTGGACCTTGCTGACGTCGGAGATGTTGAGGTAGCGCCGAAGATGGAAGGCTATCAGATGTTTACGATCTTTTCGCCAAAGAAGTCTAAGACGGCCGAGAAGAAAGCGAAAGCAGAGGGGGCCGAAACCGCGAAGGAAGCAAAGAAGGATGACGAATAG